AGGACGAGAAAGGGAGGCAGACAGAAGGGACAGAGGCAGTCGAAGATCGGCCTCGGTGGTGAGCAACACGGACCGAAAAGGAGGCCTTGGTCGTCCCAACCGAAGGAGTTCTGTGATTGTCCAAGATGAAAGAGCGGGCAACTTGGGACGTGCCCCGACGTGGGGAGATTTCTTTACAGGAAAGTCAGCCATGGCTTGAGTGTGGTGTGTGAGATTTGTACGTTGCTGTTGGTACATTGCTTTGTCATTGTCTGGGTTTTCTTCGTACCTTATACTCGTATCGCTAGCTACTCGCTCCTTAGGATAGATAGGTACTGCCTGCGCCGTGTAAGCTTTTGTTGCGATTTAATTTTAAAATTATTCACCCTTGATAACTCGtaccttcctcttcatcccatTAAGCCTCTCACCGACTCTTGGACACCCCATTTCGGGAAGGAGCTCGTGGCTTGAGTGAGCCGACTTGGAAAGCTTGAATCGACTTCTGGCAAGAGCCAACGGCATCGGGCTCCCCACgatcgacatcatcatctgccATTTCACCCCACCTCTACCACCCTCAATGCTGCCGATCCGAAATCCTTCAAAAACAATCTTTGTCGCGCATGCAGCTGCAGCACTTTGCATCGAGGGAAACAGAGGCTATCGCCGGTTTCCTGTACCTTGTTGCTTTCTCCCTGCACGGCACACCTCCCGCGGTCGCCGGATGACGTAGTTGGCATCCCGCCATCTGACATGCCTCCCGGTGCCGGCTCTTCCATTGTGCGCCGTCTTTCCGACTACACACTCCGTTGAATGGCGCCTACACACGGCACCGTGTAACCCAATCTTTGTCCTTGCTGCCATGAAATCTGGTTGGATGATGAACGGCTCGGATGCCCCTCCCCTGACTACCTATGTCATAGGTGAACACAAGTCCGAGACCTGAGTATCTCGGGGACAATATGGTGGGAGATATATGATGGTTTGCCCTCTTGGGTCTTGGATATCGTTTTTGATCAACTGTTGCTATCATCCACCCTCACAATGGCTGTCGACGCTGACAAGGCCCACAACCGCTCCaactcaaccacctccaaagCCTCGTACGCTCACCATGACGATACAGGCACCGCTTCATCCCACCATGGCTCACCAGAGTCTCTCAAGCACCAACGCCTGGAAGCCTCCAGGAAGCTCGCAAACCCCCTCGCTGGTTTGAGCCATGAACGACTTTACCAGATGGGCGAGGAGTATGCCGTTAACGCCGGGCTGACCAGCGATGAGGACCTCCGCGCTTTCCGTCTCGGTGCAGTTATCGCTAGCAACCAGACTGACTACAGCTCCATCCTGGAGCTTACCGATCGCGAGAGGGAAGTTCTAGAACGTGAGACAACCCACAAGTGGTCCAACCCCCGGATGCTTTACTGGGTCATTGCCATCTGCTCTCTCTGTGCCGCTGTTCAGGGCATGGATGAGACAGTTGTCAATGGCGCCCAGATCTTTTACAAGGAAGCCTTTGGAATCGCTGAGGACACCTGGTTGATTGGTCTCACTAACGGCGCTCCGTATTTGTGCTGTGCCATTGTTGGTTGCTGGGTGACTGAGCCTATGAATAAGAGGTTTGGGAGAAGAGGCACAATCTTCATCTCTTGTGCTATTTCGGCGTTGGCATGCTTCTGGCAGGCGTTTACGAACACCTGGTATCATATGTTTATCGCACGGTTTTTCTTGGGATTTGGTATTGGACCCAAGAGCGCAACTACACCGATTTTCGCCGCAGAGTGCTCTCCGCCAAGACTGAGAGGAGCCCTGGTCATGGTGAGCACccccttttacccctgagtCCTTGGCATCTTGTATCCACCTCTCGAGGCATCGCCTTCAACCAGTGAGCATATTGCTGACAACCACAAAGCAATGGCAAATGTGGACGGCCTTCGGTATTATGATCGGTTACGTTGCCGACTTGGCCTTCTACCCTGTTCCTGACCGCGGCATCCCCCTGGGTCTCAACtggcggttgatgatgggttcCGCCCTCATTCCAGCCGTCGTTGTCTGTTGTCTCGCCTACGTCTGCCCCGAGTCACCCAGATGGTATCTCACCAAGAACCGCCACAAGGATGCGTTTGCTTCGGTCTGTCAACTTCGCCATGAGAAAGTCCAGGCGGCCAGGGATCTGTTTTACACGCACACCCTGCTCAAGGCCGAAGAGCAGACCACGGCCAACATTGGAACACGCAACCGCATCAAGGAGGTCTTTACCATCCGACGCAACAGAAATGCCATGATTGCTTCTGAGATTGTCATGTTTATGCAGCAATTCTGCGGTGTCAATGTCATTGCCTACTTTTCCAGTGAAATTTTCAGGGAGGCTGGGTATTCTGAGGTCGAGGCTCTGGCAGCAAGCTTGGGATTTGGAGTCATCAACTTCCTGTTTGCCATACCAGCCTTTTACACCATCGACACGTACGGCCGGCGCAATTTACtgctcaccaccttcccgCTGATGGCACTATTCATGTTCTTCACTGGTTTCAGCTTCTGGATACCAGAAGACAGTCCAGCACACATCGGGTGTATAGCCTTGGGAATCTACCTCTTCGGCATCGTCTACAGCCCCGGCGAGGGCCCCGTGCCATTTACCTATTCAGCAGAAGCATACCCGCTGTATATCCGCGCCATAGGGATGAGCTTCGCGACGGCAACGACGTGGTTCTTCAATTTTGTTCTGGCGCTTACGTGGCCGAGTTTACTGGAGGCGTTCAGGCCGCAGGGCGCTTTTAGCTGGTATGGGGGGTGGAATATTGTTGGGTttttcttggtgttgtttttggtgcCTGAGACGAAGGAGAAGAcgttggaggagctggataGGGTTTTTGATGTggatttgaggaggatgatggctttTGGGGCGAGGCAGgcggggtggttttgggggaggtaCGTGATGAggcggaagggggggaggaagccgGTTCAtccgggggaggaggggttggatggggatagtggggaggagggagagtttttgggggagaagaaaggggttgttggggggatggatggggcggggagggtttgatgctggatgggaggtgggtgttCGGGATAATTACTGGGTTGGATTTACTAGTTGATTAAGATTGTATGACTCTGGTTGTCAGGGACGTCTTATTGCCATCTAAGTCTGGGATCTGTGGTTGATATATCTCTATATTTCTATCAAACCAACAGGTTCTCCGCAAGAAACTTCGGTTATAAACCTTCTTTTCACAAAGCCAACCATCTTCCTCGAAGAAGAGCTCTCATAATCTTTACCCATAACGATGTCAGCATTAGCCGTCAACCCATTGTCAAGTATCGGTCAATATTCATTTCTGTCCTTTCTCAGACATGAATGAAGCTAGTCATTGGAAATATAACCCATGGCTTGGAAAAAGATGGAAGTAAGAATGAACAATTAGACCGCCGAGACGGAGGTCAGACTACGGGCGTCTTTTGACACGTATTGGACAAATACCACCCTTATCTTTCCTGCTTGCGAGAATCAGACAGCCACGATCCAGCCCACCGCAACCCACCAAGACAAATCCTCAGCATCaatacaccaccacccaacccacgtTCCCTTTCTCGGGTACGTGAGCTACATGCACTCTgcaccaacatcacctctcttctccagcttcatcTATTTCATGTTGGCCGCGATggcattgttgttgtcgacCATGTTGGCTGGGCTGGCACATGATGCCTTCCTCCCAACCGTCCCAGAGATTAcccgggagaggaggaggaggggcagcaaGCGCAGTTAGCTGTCCTCTTCCATCTGCTGCGGGAGAGGCGGTAGCGGTGGTGAAATaggtgagggtgggtggggaggcggtggtttcGCCCGCGAGCGCGGTTGGGTTTCGGGGTCTGCggtgaggtttggggggaaagggggtgagTACGGGTGCTTTTGGGTTGTAGGGTGGGATGTTATTGGGTATAGACTTGGAGGGATAGTTCGAAGATATTTGAGGTATGTACAACCCCTtttatctttcttttcaGACAACCCCCTTTTACAGCTGGGAATCAAGGGTGGGGATTAGGGTTGCGCATGGGGATGATGTCTTTGGATAGCTTCGGCGACTGCTCCTGGAGTGAATACCGGTAGCATGActgtcaccaacaacactacACCAGCGCAGTTAGACAGCTGACTGCTTGTGGATGTCGTCGCAAGCGGGTGACGTGGCtatggtggtgttgttggtgatgcacGTTAACACACACGGCCGCAACCCTGGTTATCTGAGTCAGGGTTCTGTAAGGGGACACGGCGCAGGTGCCAACCTAAACTATCAGTCAATCCAGAAGGACCAATCAGAAGTTTCCTTTTGCGCGCATATCCATCCGGGTCACAGTGTTGAATTTGGTGTATAGATTCAATGAGGGCAGGTTGTaaggcaaggagaaggcgaggtaCGTATTTGATTTGCTTTGAAGGGTTTCGGCGAGGACCTATCTTGACCTACTTTGAAAGGTTTTATCAGTCCGAGCCTTTGCTGCGTGAAAGGGGTCTTTCAGGCCCCAGGTCTGACCACTCCTAACGCGGGTACATTACCCGGAGGTAGAGGAAGATGTTTCACTCGAGGCCCGACTACAGGTTATCGGCTGCCACGTTTGGCTGACATTGCTCACCGAATTCTAACAACAAGTGTTGTATAAAAGTTGGGTAAAACTCTTTCACATGATAAACACAAGTTCTTGTCGTTGGTGAAGTCATCCCCACCCCTAGGTATCCCGCCTTGACAAGGCTGCGTCATCACTACTACTCGCCCAGCTAGTATATATCAACATTAGGAAGACAATAATTGACAAACCGAGACATCCACGACAAAGTATGATTGGCCAGAGGTCAATGAAGCACCGGCATTTGGCTTCTAGACCGTTGGTGATGAAAGAAAGGGGGTGCATTAGGTGAGCATTCATGTGACCACTTCCACCACAACTTTGGTTGCGAAGGGAGGTTCAAGAAAGACAGGCAGCTGTTTTCAGGCCTTGAAAGAAGCACGGCAGACTCGTGTTCGGACTCTACCCACctcaagcaagcaagctCGAAGCTGTGACGAGGTGGCAGAGCAACTTAAGCTAGTAATTAAGGTAAGGGAGCTGTTGACTTGGTCATGGGGTAGGGCAAAATGGTCTGAGGATTGGAGATAGGGGGGCCTTGGGAGTTtaggcggtgatggtggcgtcGCAGCTGCGATGTGCGAGTTTGGCTagaggtggaagaaggttgTCATGTTGGTATGTTTGATCAGAGGTTCGAGCTCACACAGCCTTCACATGATGACCGAATCGAGTGGATTTTGGCCCCGTGCTATGGTCCGATATCGATTGACAAAGTAGTACAAGGAGACTAACTAACTTGGCAACTGAAGCCCTAACATTTCCACGATATGGAGCAACCAGAATGGTGGCTCAACGTCCACCAAGGCACAGTGTATACTGTGACACCTCGACAACCCCGCAAGTTCCCGTGTTGCCCAGTGATCTGGACCtagcgagggaggaggcgaagagaGTCAAGATGTTTGCTATAagggaggattcgggggggAAGCCACCTCGGCGATCGATGAAGAACAAGGGGGACATGGAAGTATAAGAATCAAAACAGTCTGGCTGTTCCGTGCCATCTGCTCTCGAGATTCAACCGGTTTTCAGCATTCACAGCATTGCTTTTCTCTTTGAGACTACCCCCTACTCAACTGTCATTCAGAGCTTTTGTtatctgcttcttctcacccTTGCCCTATGCTCTGGGTGTCTGAGTCCACTTCAGCATGGCAAACACCTACGCCTTCAACAGCACGGCTGGGTTTGACGAAGCTCTAGCTATGAAAGCGTCGGCTGTCCTCAAGGTCATCTACAAATACCGTCTCAACAGATCGGGATTGGGATCTGAGACCTCGGATAACCACGACATGTTCAAGTTCTTTGTTCTTATCTACGCCCAGGTCTGGGCCAATCAGACCATCAAGATGTGTCTCCCCGCCTTTCCTTTCAAGTCCCCAAACGACAAGTGCAAGGtcctcggccgtcttccCGATATGGCAGAGCAGTTTGCCCTGGCCCACTTGAACGGGCTGTGTGCCGCCATTGAGGACATCTACCCCCCAGGAGCAGAGCTGACCATTATCTCCGATGGGCTGGTATACAACGACCTCCTGGGCGTTCCCGACAGACATGTCTGGGCATATGGTCAAGCACTCCGTGACCTCGCTGTCGAAAAGGGGTTCGGCAACAACATCAAGTTCTCTCGTCTCCAAGATCTTCTCCATGTGTTTCCCGGAAATGACCTGGATGAGATCACATACGTCGCCAATGCCACCGAGTTTCGCAGGGCGCTCCTCAACACCTTTGGCCGCCCTGACTTTGACGCCTCGGTTGAGATCTGCTGCAACGAGGACACTTGCATGACGTACCGCGGGTACATCAAGTTCCTCGAGACAGACCTCAGGCATGTCTATCCCTTGGGTTCGGACCggtcaaagtcaaagttcAAGAGGGGCACCGAGCACATCGCCAAAAACATGCTCATGCGAGGCGACGCCTTTGCGAGGGCTGTTCGAGAACGCTTTCCCAACCATCTCCGTCTGTCTATTCACCCGAAGGGCTCAGtgtccaaccccaaccccaaaacccaaaccaacaccaagctccccatcagcctcctacccaacaccacccccggcaccaccccctggcACTGCTGCCTAGGCCTCAAAGCAGACGGCacaatcctctccctcccccgctcccaATTCGACTCTGACCCCTCTTTCGAACTCATACTCTCCCACTCCGGCCACGGGAGCTACTACCGCGAGAAatccccccttttctggAACTCCCCCCAAGTCTTCATCCAGCCCCTCTACCCCTgcggcctcctcatccaacccctcgtccccaactccctccccatcacctccatccccatcctctccatccgCGCCCTAGCAGAGCACAACTCCCCCATCTGCCTCCGAGGCttcaaacaaaccaccaaccgcgacctcttcatccaaaaagccaaagaaATGGGCACCACCCTCGGCTGGCCAGGCCGGTACGAAGTCATCATGTCCGTCAAAGACGTCGGGACAGAATTTGACGAGAAGGGGAACCCAGTTGTCTCTTCCCTATCGGCAGAGAAAATGGCGTTTCACTACGACGGTGTCTTCAAAACAACGCAAGATCCGGAGACGGGAAAGCTAAGTTCTCTACCGCCGAGGTTTCAGATGTTTGTTGCcgtcaccccctccccttccaacACGGGCTTGACACTGTTCGCCGCGAGCAGGTTGCTGTTTCGATATCTGGAACAGAATTACAAGCATGTTGTTAGCTTGGATGTCTTGAAAGAGTGCACCATGTCGCTGAACACGACTGCGTTCGGGGGGGTAAGCCTGTCGGGTctgccgctggtggtggagcaCCCCACGACGAAACTTCCCTGTCTGAGGTATCACGAGCACTGGCCCGAGTCAAAGACAAAGTTTGGGCCAATGAATACCAGACTGAAAATTTCGGAAAGGGGAcagggagggatggggttgacggATGAGGTTGTGAGGGGCGTGTTGGGTGATTTGCTGTATGACAGGCGGGTGTGCTACCGGCACGCGTGGAGcaagggggatgtggtggtgagtgatgACTTTGCCATGATGCATACGCGGACTGAGTTTGTTagtgggggtgggagggagttgtGGAGGATTCATATTGACTGAGAGAAAAGAGGCTGCTGTTCTTTCTGGGAGGGAAGGGATTTTGGAGACTTCCCGTTTGGATATAATCAATATCTAAGCTCAAAAGTGCTATTGtgggaaacaaaaaaaaaaagaaaagaaaagaaaattgaAAAGGAAAACCCCCAACCAgttataatttaataattGAGACTCGTCAACCCATATCAACCCTAAAACTCCATAACTTGcttggtaggtaggtactcaCAGGGTATCACATACAAAAAACTCTCTCCATAAAATCACAACCCTTTTCCCTGCTCCCCCAtaccaaccccccccaaactaGTCAACGTactctctccctcctcctccccttcctccacctcctcattccccacccccatcatctccctcctcctcaacctcgtcctcctctccttcctccccctcttccgctCCCTCATCCtttccctcaccaccctccaatcCTCCTTCCAGTTCTCAATACACCTAAACAGCTCCGGGTCCGTCTCGTCCGGGTCGACAAACTCCCCCACCAGCgtctccaccgccctcagcTTCAGCCTCAAGTGCCTCAGCTCTGACT
This window of the Podospora pseudoanserina strain CBS 124.78 chromosome 3, whole genome shotgun sequence genome carries:
- a CDS encoding hypothetical protein (COG:P; EggNog:ENOG503NW40), with protein sequence MAVDADKAHNRSNSTTSKASYAHHDDTGTASSHHGSPESLKHQRLEASRKLANPLAGLSHERLYQMGEEYAVNAGLTSDEDLRAFRLGAVIASNQTDYSSILELTDREREVLERETTHKWSNPRMLYWVIAICSLCAAVQGMDETVVNGAQIFYKEAFGIAEDTWLIGLTNGAPYLCCAIVGCWVTEPMNKRFGRRGTIFISCAISALACFWQAFTNTWYHMFIARFFLGFGIGPKSATTPIFAAECSPPRLRGALVMQWQMWTAFGIMIGYVADLAFYPVPDRGIPLGLNWRLMMGSALIPAVVVCCLAYVCPESPRWYLTKNRHKDAFASVCQLRHEKVQAARDLFYTHTLLKAEEQTTANIGTRNRIKEVFTIRRNRNAMIASEIVMFMQQFCGVNVIAYFSSEIFREAGYSEVEALAASLGFGVINFLFAIPAFYTIDTYGRRNLLLTTFPLMALFMFFTGFSFWIPEDSPAHIGCIALGIYLFGIVYSPGEGPVPFTYSAEAYPLYIRAIGMSFATATTWFFNFVLALTWPSLLEAFRPQGAFSWYGGWNIVGFFLVLFLVPETKEKTLEELDRVFDVDLRRMMAFGARQAGWFWGRYVMRRKGGRKPVHPGEEGLDGDSGEEGEFLGEKKGVVGGMDGAGRV
- a CDS encoding hypothetical protein (EggNog:ENOG503NVMF; COG:Q), with translation MANTYAFNSTAGFDEALAMKASAVLKVIYKYRLNRSGLGSETSDNHDMFKFFVLIYAQVWANQTIKMCLPAFPFKSPNDKCKVLGRLPDMAEQFALAHLNGLCAAIEDIYPPGAELTIISDGLVYNDLLGVPDRHVWAYGQALRDLAVEKGFGNNIKFSRLQDLLHVFPGNDLDEITYVANATEFRRALLNTFGRPDFDASVEICCNEDTCMTYRGYIKFLETDLRHVYPLGSDRSKSKFKRGTEHIAKNMLMRGDAFARAVRERFPNHLRLSIHPKGSVSNPNPKTQTNTKLPISLLPNTTPGTTPWHCCLGLKADGTILSLPRSQFDSDPSFELILSHSGHGSYYREKSPLFWNSPQVFIQPLYPCGLLIQPLVPNSLPITSIPILSIRALAEHNSPICLRGFKQTTNRDLFIQKAKEMGTTLGWPGRYEVIMSVKDVGTEFDEKGNPVVSSLSAEKMAFHYDGVFKTTQDPETGKLSSLPPRFQMFVAVTPSPSNTGLTLFAASRLLFRYLEQNYKHVVSLDVLKECTMSLNTTAFGGVSLSGLPLVVEHPTTKLPCLRYHEHWPESKTKFGPMNTRLKISERGQGGMGLTDEVVRGVLGDLLYDRRVCYRHAWSKGDVVVSDDFAMMHTRTEFVSGGGRELWRIHID